The window CTCTCCCCCGCGTCACCCACCAGGTCCAGGAGATAGCCGCCGGCCCAGGAATGCCCCGTCTCGGCGCGTACCTCCAGTGACACGGCGAGAACGACCCGGTCCCGGTCCTCGTCCGTCGTGGGGTAAGTGGCGGCCAGCTCCTGGGCCAGGGCGGCGATCCGGGTGTCGTCGCCCCTCTTCAGCTCCTCGAAGACACCGTCCCAGGCCCGCAGCCAGCCCTCCAGACGCAGGGTGCCGCGTACGAACGTCCGCGGTGTCCAGGCGTCGGGAAGCTCGTACTGCGCGACGAAGGGGACGCTGTCGCGGTTGGGATAGACCTCGAACGTCTCCCCTTCGACGACATGCCGCCGGGTCGCCTCCCAGGGACGGTCGGCGACGGTCTCGGCACCGTCCTCGATGTAACGGGCCGGGGAGCGCAGGGCGTTGAGGACGCCCGCAGGTGCCCAGCTGAAGCGGTACGTGAAGTCGTTCGGGACGGCGGGGACACCGCCGCAGTACGAGGTGAGGGTGTACGAGGCGGGCGTCCCGTCGCCGATGGCGTCCCGGGCCCGGGCGACGAGGGCGTGCGCGAAAAGGTGGTCGATGCCCGGGTCGAGCCCGGACTCGGTCAGGACGACGACCCCGGCCTTCTCGGCGGCGGGCAGCTGGTCCAGCACCGCCTGGGACACATAGCTGGAGCAGGCGAAGTGCGCTCCCCGCCGTACGCACTCGGCGAGCAGCGGCGCGTGCTCCGGCGCGGGCAGCATCGACACGACGACGTCGCCGGGGGCGAGTTCGGCGGCGAGCGCGTCCGGCGTGTACGTACGGGGCTCGGCCCGTCCGGTGAGGCCCAGTCGGCCGAGGGCGTCGGCCGCGCGGCTCTCGGTGCGGTGCCAGAGCCGTACGCGCTCGGCGGTGTCGCACAGCGCGGCCAGTCCGCTGCCGGTGGAGAGGCCGGCGCCGATCCAGTGGACGGTGCCGCTCGCGGGTACCGGGTCAGTGGTCATGGAACTCCCCCTTGTCGAG of the Streptomyces koelreuteriae genome contains:
- a CDS encoding saccharopine dehydrogenase family protein, with product MTTDPVPASGTVHWIGAGLSTGSGLAALCDTAERVRLWHRTESRAADALGRLGLTGRAEPRTYTPDALAAELAPGDVVVSMLPAPEHAPLLAECVRRGAHFACSSYVSQAVLDQLPAAEKAGVVVLTESGLDPGIDHLFAHALVARARDAIGDGTPASYTLTSYCGGVPAVPNDFTYRFSWAPAGVLNALRSPARYIEDGAETVADRPWEATRRHVVEGETFEVYPNRDSVPFVAQYELPDAWTPRTFVRGTLRLEGWLRAWDGVFEELKRGDDTRIAALAQELAATYPTTDEDRDRVVLAVSLEVRAETGHSWAGGYLLDLVGDAGESAMARCVSRTLALGVRHVLDGSLPPGLNRAAETAARSEQWLRELAQEGIEFTLRVDR